The genomic DNA aaacaaacaacagtgATGCTCTGCGGCCGTCCCCGCCCTTGCACAGGTGAGTGACGTCAGCGCGCAGGTTGACCTGCCCATGCCAGCGTCCCCGATTGGACACTCGGAACCGCGCGGGTCTCACCTGCAGCTTGGCGCGCTCCACATCCCAGTGCGCGCGCTCCACCTCGAAGCGCGCCCACTCGTGCTGCAGGAAGTGCAGGATTCCCGGGACGCTGTACCGCGCGCGGGCCGCCTCTCCGCCGCTCACGGAGCCCGGATGCGGAGCCGAGCCCGAACCGCCGCTCAGGAGCACTCCCGGGCACGCGTGCTCGTCCATGGCGGAGCCGCGGGTTCGGTTCGGTTCGGTGGGTCAGCCGCGTCGCCCGAAAGTCATCCGCGCAGGAAGGTCCATCCAGAACCGCGCGTGAGCTGTGGACCGCGCAGTCCCGCAGCCCGTCAGACGGATGCTACGTCAGCACCGCTTtgccctttcaaaataaaatcccgtCAATTCGATGTAAAGTTTCAGAGCAACAATCGCTTTGGGAACCTTTCTGTGACGTCAGAGATCAGACTGATGTCAGAGCGGGGGGGGGGGTACACGCTTTTAAGGGCAGTGAAACGGGTGACTTTAGAGGTCCTTAGAGGTCTGTAGAGGTCCTTGAAGGTCTTTAGAGGTCTTTAGAGGTCCGTAGAGGTCTTTAGAGGTCGTTAGAGGTCCGTAGAGGTCCTTAGAGGTCCTTATAGGTCTTTAGAGGTCCGTAGAGGTCCTTAAAGGTCTTTAGAGGTCCGTAGAGGTCGTTAGAGGTCTTTAGAGGTCCTTAGAGGTCCGTAGAGGTCCTTAGAAGTTCGTAGAGGTCCGTAGAGGTCGTTAGAGGTTCGTAGAGGTCCTTAGAGGTTCGTAGAGGTCCGTAGAGGTCCTTAAAGGTCTTTAGAGGTCCGTAGAGGTCTTTAGAGGTCTTTAGAGGTCCGTAGAGGTCCTTAGAGGTCCGTAGAGGTCCTTAGAGGTTCGTAGAGGTCCGTAGAGGTCTTTAGAGGTCCGTAGAGGTCTTTAGAGGTCTTTAGAGGTTCGTAGAGGTCCTTAGAGGTTCGTAGAGGTCCTTAGAGGTTCGTAGAGGTCCGTAGAGGTCTTTAGAGGTCCGTAGAGGTCTTTAGAGGTCTTTAGAGGTTCGTAGAGGTCCTTAGAGGTTCGTAGAGGTCCTTAGAGGTTCGTAGAGGTCCGTAGAGGTCTTTAGAGGTCCGTAGAGGTCTTTAGAGGTCTTTAGAGGTTCGTAGAGGTCCTTAGAGGTCCGTAGAGGTCCTTAGAGGTTCGTAGAGGTCCGTAGAGGTCTTTAGAGGTCCGTAGAGGTCTTTAGAGGTCTTTAGAGGTCCGTAGAGGTCCTTAGAGGTCCGTAGAGGTCCTTAGAGGTTCGTAGAGGTCCGTAGAGGTCTTTAGAGGTCCGTAGAGGTCTTTAGAGGTCTTTAGAGGTTCGTAGAGGTCCTTAGAGGTTCGTAGAGGTCCTTAGAGGTTCGTAGAGGTCCGTAGAGGTCTTTAGAGGTCCGTAGAGGTCTTTAGAGGTCTTTAGAGGTTCGTAGAGGTCCTTAGAGGTTCGTAGAGGTCCTTAGAGGTTCGTAGAGGTCCGTAGAGGTCTTTAGAGGTCCGTAGAGGTCTTTAGAGGTCTTTAGAGGTTCGTAGAGGTCCTTAGAGGTCCGTAGAGGTCCTTAGAGGTTCGTAGAGGTCCGTAGAGGTCTTTAGAGGTCCGTAGAGGTCTTTAGAGGTCCGTAGAGGTCCTTAGAGGTCCGTAGAGGTCCGTAGAGGTCGTTAGAGGTCCGTAGAGGTTCGTAGAGGTCGTTAGAGGTCCGTAGAGGTTCGTAGAGGTCCGTAGAGGTCCGTAGAGGTCCGTAGAGGTCCGTAGAGGTCCTTAGAGGTTCGTAGAGGTCGTTAGAGGTCTTTAGAGGTCGTTAGAGGTCGTTAGAGGTCCGTAGAGGTCCTTAGAGGTCCTGAGATCTGCATGTTCTTAGTTTCAAACAGTTGTAATTCTAATGTGTGTtcattatattttgtatttctctgAATTTCATAATTCTTGTTCTCACGCACAAAATGTTtgaatgagttacaaatcaagaatcacgcGCGCACCCCCCCATACCCCCACACGTAAACCGgagtgagtctgttttctctccatattacCCCCCGATGCTCCAGCTGATCAGAAACCCAGATAGACCACGCCCACCCACGCGCTAATCAGCTGATGTGTTCCAGCCGCCGGTATTTAACCCCCGCACGCGCTCGTCCGCGCGCTCCGTCAGTCATGCCTCCGCTGGAGAAGATCCCTCCGCAGAGCAAACCCTTCAAGCAGAGGAAGAGCTTTGGTGAGGCCTCGCGCGGACACGCACGCGCCGCCGTGTGCAGTAACTTTAGCTCCGTTTGTGTTGTGTGCGCAGCCACGCGGAAGCAGGAGGTGGCGGGAATCAAGTCCAAGTTTCCGAACAAGATCCCGGTAAGTGGACCAGGCGGCTGTCACGCGCACCGGTGTCTGCTCGCCCCCGATCAcccctccccccctccccccaggtCATCATCGAGCGCTACGACAAGGAGAAGTTCCTGCCCCCCCTCGATAAGACCAAGTTTCTGGTGCCGCACGAGCTCACCATGACGCAGTTCGTTACCATCATCAGGTGAGTCTGAGGAGCGCACGCGGGCGCGTAACCAGTTATTCTTTACCAATGGATCACGTGACCCCGCAGAAACGCGCTCCTGCTTAAGGAAATCTTTTAGTGGAGGTCATTCAGACCTGCagtcttcatcttcatcctcatcagTCCTGCGGATAGAAACTGTTCTGGTCCTCCTGATCCTCCTTCAGACCCGCatgaggaggttctggttccagcTGGAACAGGGTCTGTAATCTGACACCAGATTATGGATCCGCAGATTAAACTCCAAAGTCCTGCAGGATCCTGAAAATCAGATTCTCTTTTTGGGAAGTTCTGATGTGATCAGACGGAACCTTTCTGATCGTGCAGATTCGATCGGATCCAGTTCAGTTTTATTCCCATAATCCCAAACAGATCAAAGGGCTTCACGtggcaaaaacatcaaatctgaACGTCTGACTCCTGAGCGATCCTAGATTTAGATCCGGGTGTCTGaattcaggcctcgagggcctggggtgtcgaactcaatctcCCAGGGGGCCAGAATCTACTTgggcgggtcgaacaggatcaacatttatagaacacttcaaacccaaactacggcccgcgggccgcatcaggcccgcctccacacGTGGCCCCGCCCCCAAACACTGTCAGACGCTGACGGGACGTTATATCCCGACCTGCTGCAGTGTGAATGACGGGACAGGATACTTACTGGATTCAAAGGATTCACTTCTCTAATTTtatcttccgtacgttttttttGGACGTCCATGGTTCTTAAACACTTTCGGTTATTGAAACGTTCCGCTCTTATGCTAGCTCATTCGACTGTTTTAGCTCAGATTTtaaaggttattttggagtttagctaatatttcagctacatccttccttttctggctaatttagaattgttttcagttttttattctaatttggcatttcgctaatattttagcgttttcagcggccaaattcagtttaacgCGTTCACACTAGCGTCATCGCGGGTGATCCTGAATCTctagtttttatgtttgtttttctatgattacagaaatgaattttactgaaattgattttaatttgtccGTGTTGCTTTctgtaa from Oryzias melastigma strain HK-1 linkage group LG16, ASM292280v2, whole genome shotgun sequence includes the following:
- the map1lc3c gene encoding microtubule-associated proteins 1A/1B light chain 3C isoform X1, whose product is MAEPRVRFGSPPVFNPRTRSSARSVSHASAGEDPSAEQTLQAEEELCHAEAGGGGNQVQVSEQDPGKWTRRLSRAPVSARPRSPLPPSPQVIIERYDKEKFLPPLDKTKFLVPHELTMTQFVTIIRNRMALLPSQAFYLLINSSGLPSMSLTMAQVYRDHQDEDGFLYMTYASQEMFGL
- the map1lc3c gene encoding microtubule-associated proteins 1A/1B light chain 3C isoform X2 codes for the protein MPPLEKIPPQSKPFKQRKSFATRKQEVAGIKSKFPNKIPVIIERYDKEKFLPPLDKTKFLVPHELTMTQFVTIIRNRMALLPSQAFYLLINSSGLPSMSLTMAQVYRDHQDEDGFLYMTYASQEMFGL